The region TTCCAAGTGATTTTTTTCCCAAGGGAATACCCACTTTTGAGTTTTTTAAATAATCTAACTCATAGTTCAATTGATTAACAAGGAAGCCAATAGAACTACCAACATCCGTGCTTAGCGAATTTATGAACGTGTTTTTATAAGACGTGTTCCAATCGTTGATAATTAAATTCAATTTAGATGACATATCATTTAACACATCCGTTACATATTGCTTACGATTAACGGATGTTGTAAATGAAGCAACGATGTCTGTTTCTGTTTTCATATAACCGTAAAACAAATAATCTAACGCAGGTAACCCTTTTGCATCGAGATTCGAGGCGGCGTCCAAACTATATGTTCCTGCGGCAATGTTGTTTTTGATTTGTGTTGTGTCGGTTGGAAAAACATTAAAGTTCATTCTCACAATTACGTTTTCTGCAGGGCCGAATTCAAACAAACTAATACGTTGATATCGCATACACGCCACATGAAACTTTTGTTTTACGATTTGGAAATCGCTTTGCTGTTCGCTTGTTTTAAAAGTATTATATGTTAAAACCAAGCTATCGAGTGAGGTCTTAAAATCAGAATAGGCCGGCAATATTACATTGTCGGCCATATTCACTAAGAGCGCTTGTTTATCAAAAGGCGGTTTATCTTCTTCGGTCTTTTCCTTTTTTTTGCAAGAGAAAAACAAAAGGATTAACGCCGGTAAAATTATTTTAATTTTCATTTTTACAATGAGTTTTTAACGCTGTTTAATCCGTAAATATTACTTAAATCGTCTTTTATCTGGTCAAGGCTGGTGGTGGTTATGTTATAAAAATTAGTCCCTAACAACGCCTCTATTTGTGAAATTTGAGTGAGTGTGATTTTTTTTGTTGGATTACATTTTAAGTTCATCAAGAATCCCTTTATTTCAGACAGATTATGGTTTCTCACCGCATCATCTGTGATGTTCAATTTCGTTGAATTCACATAGCTGATGATTGTTGCTGCAATTACTTTTTCCCAAGTGTCGCGAATTACAGTTACTTGCGCGTCGCGTGTTGTATAATCTTTATTTGAAATAGCTGCACGGCCTGTTAAAAACGCATTCATTATCGTTGAATTAATAGATAGCACCGCATTACGGTCGTTGCAATATTTTCCCCAAAAACGAATACCGGTAGTGTTGGTTGGAAAATCAACAGGTACACCAAAATAGCCAAAAGCCTCATCCCAGTGATGTTCCATATTTGTTCCTTGTCCTGCCACAACAGTAGTGTTGTCTACACCGTTTCCAATTTTAGAAGCATCCAAATAAACCGCAGTGGTCTGATAATACATTAGCGATCCCATTAATCCCTTTTCAATGACCTGTGTCCACTCAACGCCGTTCGCGTCACATAAATATTTTTTTGAAGGATTTGAAGGGCTCGTAACAACACCGGCAACGCCATTACTTCCTGCAACAGTAGACTGTGAAGCGGCTTCCAAATTATCCATATATGTTTCAAACAAAGTTTGGTCAGCTAAAAACACTTTTGATTTGATGTCTTTTCCGGATATGTTTAATGAAGCGTTAGTAAATTGACTGTTTACGTTCGCATACATGTCCTTTAATTTTTGAGCGGACACTGTTACACCTATCGTATTACCTGTATTCATATACGTTTTCATTTCAGCAACCATATCAAGACGTTGTGTTTGACCCGTATAATTTACATTAGCGAAGGTATATGATGTTGGAACAGTATAACTCGGTCCGCTCGGTTCCGGGGTTGGTTCAGGCTCAGGACCTTTATCTTTTTTACATGCTGTAAACGCCAATGCGCTTACAATTAATGGGTAGTATAATAGGTTTTTCATGGGTTTTATTTATGACACAAAGATGCCCTAAACGAAGGCATTACCCAATACCTAAAACGAGGTATTTTGACTGATTATAATCAGGTTTACATAGGGGAATACCTTAAAAAGGGTATACTAATTCATTCTTTTTAGCGCGAATACCGAAATAAACACGCTCACCAGTGTTAGGACTGCGCCCATCATAAAAGGAGCGCCAGGAAAATAAAACGGCGCGCTTGGTGCAGTAAAAAAAGAAAACAGGCTTGTCATTAATAAAGGACCAACAATGGAGGTTAAACTCACTAAGCTTGTAATAGCGCCTTGTAATTCGCCTTGCTCATTAGATGGAACGTGCCCCGTCATTAAGCCTTGCAATGCCGGCCCCGCAATACCTCCTAATGCATATGGAATCATAAACACAAACATCATCCAACCTTGTGAAGCAAAGGCAAACAAAGTAAAACCAATTACGTAAAAGAGCAATCCAACTATTACCGATTTGTTGGTGCCCAAAATTTTTGTAGTGTATCTAATCAATCCTCCCTGAACAAGCGCAACGGTCACGCCAACAAACGCAATAGAATATCCTATCCATTGCTCGTTCCAGTGAAAGCGTTCAATGGTAAAAAATGTCCAGGTTGATTGTGCCGCATGACCCGCAATATATATTAATACCATTGCCAATATTAAACCTAAAATAGCAGGGTATCGTTTCAAGTGCAGAAGTGAGCCTAATGGATTTGCGCGTTTCCAATCGAAGGGACGTCTGTTTTCTTTAGATAAAGATTCCGGTAAAATAAAATATCCATAAGCCCAATTTAAAAGTGACAATGCTGCTGCTGCTAAAAACGGAACACGAACACCAAAACTACTGAACAAACTTCCTAATAATGGTCCTACTATAAATCCTAATCCAAAAGCCGCTCCAATCATTCCGAAATTTTGTGCACGATTTTCTTCTGTGCTTATGTCTGCAATGTAGGCTGAGGCTGTTGTGAAACTTGCCCCGCAAATGCCCGCTATTATTCGTCCAACAAATAACCACCATAAATCCGGAGCAAAAAATAAAAAGAGGTAATCAATTCCTAATCCTAATAAGGAAATTAAAAGCACCGGCCTTCTTCCATAACGGTCGCTAAGCCCCCCCAATACCGGCGAGAACACAAACTGCATGATAGCATAAGCAAAAGTTAACCATCCGCCATAAGTCGCCGCCTCACTTACGTTGGAGCCTGTTAGCTGTTGTATTAAGGAAGGAACCACCGGAATGATAATTCCAATTCCTGTACAATCAACCAAAAGTGTAATGAAAATAAACAGTATCGCTTTCTTGTTTGTATTTGCCATAGGGGTTCAAAGATAATTAATTAATCTTCGTCATTTCTATATAATAATTTTCATCAGGACCGAAAGCCGTAGATTTAATTTTCACGTCCTGAAACTGAGTGGTTGGCTTTAGCATTAAACTTCCTTTGGAAGTATTAATTCTGAGCGGCATGTTAAACCCTTCCACGCAATTTGCCCAACGATAACTTAGTTTTCCCTTCTTTAATTTATACTGAAGAACCGGAATTTGTGTTGTACGAAGATATTGATCAAATACCTTTTGTAAATCCAACTTCAAATATGAAATCATAAACTCTTCTAATTGTTTAGTACTAACGGTTTGGTGATAGAATGTTTTATTGATGTCGCGCAAAAAAGCTCGCCATATTGAATCGTTATTAAGAATATAACGAATTGTATGTAGCATGTTAGAGGCTTTATAATATTTGTCTCCGGAACCATCATTATTTACTTCGTAATCGCCAATAACAGGCTTGTCGTTCAACACGCTTTTACGCGTTCCGATTACATATTCTGCCCCGGCTTTTTTTCCGAACAAATACTCTGTATATAAATTTTCAGAATACGCTGTAAAACCTTCGTGTACCCAATTATCTGCCACATCTTTTACCGAAATATTATTTCCAAACCACTCGTGCCCGGATTCGTGAACTATAATAAAATCCCATTTAAGTCCCCATCCTGTTAAGGATAAATCGCGCCCCATATATCCATTTACATAACCGTTTCCATAGGCTACAGCACTTTGATGTTCCATTCCCAAATGTGGTGCTTCCACTAGTTTATACTCATCTTCATAAAAAGGATAAGGACCAAACCAATATTCGAAACAATGCAGCATGCTTTTCGTTTGCTTAAATTGTTGCTTGGCTTTTTCCAGGTTGTAATCCAACACCCAATAATTTAACTTAAGCTCGCCCTTCTCGCCCATTATGGTATCACTAAAATGTACATACTTTCCAATATAAGGAATGATGTTGTAATTATTGATAGGATTTTTTACTTCCCAAACATAACTTGCGCTTCCGTTACTGTTTTCGTTTGCCGCTTTAAGCCGACCGTTAGAAACAGCCACAAGTCCTTCGGGAACATTATCAATTGTAAAGCGCGTACTATCAGGTTCGTCATACATGTGATCTTTGCAAGGAAACCAAACACTTCCCGCCATGCCCTGACACGCAATCGAAATCCACGGATTCTTGTTCTTGTCTTTTTTCCATATTAAACCGCCATCCCATGGTGGAATTTTTGCAACATGCGGTTTGCCATGAAAACACGTTATGATGTTCTCAGTGATAGATTTGTCAATAGCTACGTTCAATTCCACGAAGTAAGCGTCTCCATCTTTTTTCCAAACACATTTTTTTCCTGCCTGTAAAACACTATCTAACACCATTGGTGCCTGCAAATCAATTTGCATTGTTCTTCCCGATGTTAATGCTTTAAACGTAATTTTATTTCGGCCCTTAATACTGCTGTCGGAAGGATTAAAAGAAACGTTTAGATCGTAATGCAGTACGTTCCACCACTCTCGCTCTTTTGTAATCTTACCTTTAATGGAATCGGCATGTGTATATTTAGTCTTTTGTCCGAATGAAACAAAAGCTAAACCTAAAAATATATAAATAAAAAAATCCCGCATTCTTCACGAAAATACGGGATTTATTTTAAGGTAGTACTACCCTGTTTACGGGATTACTCCATGACGAATTTTTGGGAGTACGCGCCCTTCTCGCTTCTCAATTGCAAGAAATATAATCCGGACGCTTCTCCTGATAAGTCAAAATCAACCCGGTCTCTTACGTTTAATTTGCGCTGAATTAATTTTCCTTCCTGATTATAAATTGTTGCCTCATACGCCTCGTTGTCTCTGTTGTTTAATGAGACTGTTATTTTTCCGTTACTAGGATTTGGATATACAGTCGCGTTAATTGAATTTAATTCATTGATAGATGCGGAAATTATATTAACTACCAGCTTCGCCGTATCGCTATTACAGCTGTTGCTGCTGATTAATGTAATGGTATAAGATCCGTTTGCCGTATACGTGTGTGCAGCGTTTACACTTGTTGCAGTTCCTCCATCTCCGAAATTCCAGTTGTTCGCGGTGGTATTTACGGAAAGATTGGTTACGTTAACTGTTGTTCCACTTACGGACAAACTAAACGAAGCATGAGCTTTCATGCCGCTCGTGCTATTGGCTGTATCAGCAATTCCTTCACTCATGTTATAATACGAGCCGCTTGGTGTAGTCTCTAATTTATAAGCTCGCACCATGTATTTATAAATTCCCTTATATAAAAGACAATTATCGGTATAAGTTGTGCCTGCGATTAGAACTGAATTAATTTTTACATAACTTGTGTTGGTATCATTTTTCATGTAAATGTTGTAACCTAATACGCCCGGCTCTGGCGATGCTGTCCAAGAAATATTACAATTGTTCCCAACTTTTGTAGCCACTACATTAGAAACAGGAGCCACTACATCATTACGCAAGGTTGGGTCGCCCATTAATCCGTGATGAATCCAACGTCCGGTAATTCCGGTTGGACTGCTAAAATACAAAGAGCCAATACTGTTTTGTGTTAACTTAACCCCATATCCAATGTTTTCGCCAAGTCCCATATGATGTAATTGGTAATGTACGCGGCCCGACCAAACGTTCGTTAAAACTTTTCCTTGAGCAAGTGCGGCACGTAAAAAATTATTTTGTGAGTCCCAATCTCCAAAGTAAGAACCAAATAACATGGTGAACACACCTTGTAAATTAGCTGTAGAGAAATTTGTTGTATTACCAATTCCGGAAGCACTGGTATAAGTTCCGCCGCCACAACCATACGACCATTGATAATTATTTCCGGTCATACTTGTAAAATAATCGGCCGCTGTAATGCTTGAAGTTGGTACCATGCACGCAGCGTTTTTATAACCGCTCGCTGCAAAAGCTTCTCCGCTAAAGTATCCGAAATTATCATCAATAACAGCACGTTTCACTACAGTAAAAACTTTTTTACGATAGTCGTGGTCTTTATCAAGATAGTTTTTTAAAAGTTGTGTTTCGGTAAGTGTAAAAGTAGTGAGATTAGCAAAATCGGCGCGACCTACCTGTAACTCTAAATCGCTTGGAATAACGCTTTGATCAAACTTTCCATCAGCAGGATTATTTTGTGTGCGCGCCGGCGAAGCAGTTGTTGATGTTACGGATACATCGGTCCACACGCCATTAACATCCGCGTAATACGTATCCGTTGGCCAGGCTCCCAAATGATCGGGATGACCATCCGGATTAATATTTCCGCTATAAGGTACAGGGACGTGGCCTACAATAAAAACAGCTTTTGTGTTAGTTGGATCAAGGGCATAATCCGCCTGAACAAAAGAACGAACATGTTGCGGAGTAGCAGTGCGCAGTACGTTATGTCGTAACACATCCCAGCCATCGCCTTCCAAATCTTCTTGCAAGCGCTTTAGTTCTGTATTGAGCGAGGTAATAAATGTACTATCCACTAATAATATCAATTTCCCGCGATATTCTGTAACAGGAACATTAATTCCCGAATTAATATATCCGTAGCCGGTATAGCCGCTTCCTGAACGGATGACGCGGTATTCGTAATTAGTTCCTACACTAACCGTATTGTCGACATACTGGTTAACTGTTCCGGTAAGGGTGGCTAATGCCACACCCCATGAGGTAGCTGTTTTTAACTTGCGAAAAATCTGATACGATGTTGTGGTGGTGTTCCCTACCCAATTCAAAGTTATTTGTGGCGTTGATGTTTGAACGGTTGCATTGATTTGAACCGCGGCATCGGCGCTGGATTGTGCGAAGGATTCAAGAACAAAAATAGATGAAAGTAAAAAAGTAAAGAGTTTCTTCATTTGTTAGTGTTTGAGAAAAACAAATGTAAAATAATTAGATTCAAAAACAAGAACGCTCACTCATTTGTGAGTGCGTTAAAAACACGCAGCGCTTTGTCTTCTTGCTTGCGCATATTATCTGAATCGATTTTGGTTTTGTCTTTATAACCGCAGAGGTGTAAAACTCCATGAATGATCACGCGATGTATTTCGTCTTCAAAAGTAGTCCCCATTTTTTTGGCGTTCTCCTCTACTCTATCAACACTAATAAAAATTTCGCCGCTAATCTTTTTGTTTTCAGAATAATCAAATGTAATGATGTCGGTATAGGTATTATGTTTAAGAAACTGCCGGTTAATTTTCAGCAACTCTTCATCGCTCACAAAAACATAGCTCAAATCGCCAACAGATCTTTTTTCTTTTGCGGCTACTTTTTCAATCCACTTTTTAATCAAAGCCGATTTTTTTAGCTTGAACTTATCTTTATTATTACTGAATACAATAGCCATTAGTCGATTTGCGAGTCGGCCACTACGGTTGGAAGAGCGCCGTTATTAATAATGCGTATATAATCTTCTGTTCGCGGCAAGCTATTGCGATAGCTATTAATGCTTAAATTAAGCGCTTTGATGTTTTGTTCAATAACACCAATTAATTCTTCCGCGTGATTTTTTTCGGTTGAATAAAATGATTGCAAGGCGTTTTGCTGAATGTTGTTTTCTCTGGCATCGAGAGAAAGTTTATGAAGCTGGGCAATGCTCAACTCTGTTTGCTTTATTAACTCGGCCTTTGACAAATTAAATTGCCGGATGGTTTTTCCTGAATTCAGAAACAATTGAATCGCTGTCGCTTCGGGTTTGTTGAGTGTATCTTTAATGTTGGATTTTAAAAATGCTTCATACGTTTCGAACTTTGAGAAGGCGCTTACCTCAATGTTTTTTTCGGCGCGCAACAATTCGTTGAGCTTAACCTGCAATACAACCTTTGTACTATCAATGGTAGAAATTTCTTTTTCGTACATGTTTCTACGGCCGCAGTTTGTAAAAACGGTCAACAGAACAAGTATTGAAAACAAAAATCTCATTTTAGTTTATAGTATCAAATCCCGCATAAGGAATCAGCGCCTTTGGTAATTTAATTCCCTCCGGTGTTTGATTGTTTTCTAATAAGGATGCCACGATGCGAGGTAAAGCCAAAGCGCTACCGTTTAAGCTGTGTGCCAATTGTGTTTTTCCGTTAACATCTTTGTAACGGCATTTTAAACGATTGGTTTGAAATGTTTCGAAGTTTGAAACTGAGCTTACCTCTAACCAACGCTGTTGTGCCGCGCTCCATACTTCCATATCATAGGTTAAAGCAGAAGCAAAACTCATATCTCCTCCACATAACTTTAATGTGCGGAATGGTAATTCAAGTTCTTTCAAAATTCCCGCAACGAACTCGCGCATTTGCTCAAGTGTTTCGTATGATTTATCCGGGTGTGCAATTTGTACAATCTCCACCTTATCGAATTGATGCAAACGATTTAATCCTCTAACGTCCTTCCCATAACTCCCCGCTTCTCTTCTGAAACACGGTGTATATCCACAATTTTTTATTGGCAAATCACTTTCCTTTAATATCACATCGCGATAAATATTAGTGATAGGAACTTCAGCCGTTGGTATTAAATACAAATTATCAATTTGCACATGATACATTTGTCCTTCTTTATCCGGTAGTTGTCCTGTACCATAACCGCTATCTTCATTCACCATAATCGGCGGCTGAATTTCGAGATAACCGTTAGATGTTGCTTTATCTAAAAAATAATTTATTAAGGCCCGCTGTAAACGAGCGCCCTTTCCTTTGTAAACTGGAAAGCCCGCGCCGGTTAATTTTACGCCTAATTCAAAATCAATTAAATTATATTTTGCTGCCAACTCCCAATGAGGAAGTGCGCTGCCAGGAAGATTAGGTTTTTCACCGTGCTCAAACACAACCGCGTTGTCTTCTGGTGTTTTTCCTAACGGAACAGAAAGATGCGGTGTGTTGGGAACCTGCACTAACAGCTTTTGAATTTCTGCTTCAATCGCTTTTAATTCTTCATCCAGCTGTTTTTCTTTTTGCTTTAACTCTGTAGTTTTTGATTTTTGTTTCTCAGCCTCTTCTTTTTGGCCGCTCTTCATTAACTCACCAATTTGTTTAGCAATCACATTCGCTTCCGCTTTAACTGCGTCGCCGTCTTTTTGTTTCGCACGACGGTTGTTATCTAACTCAATAACTTTATTAATGATGCTTTCTGCGTCTTTAAAATTTTTAATAGCTAAGCGTTTAAGAACTTCGTCTTTGCTGTCGCGGATATAATTTAATTGTAACATAATAGTTTGTGAGTGTAAAAATAAAAAAGCCGCGAGAAAACCCTCGCGGCTTTTAATAATAATTATTAGCGTTCGGGTTTTTCTTATGCTTGCGCAGGAACAACCGAAACGTACGATTTATCGTTTCTTTTCTTTCTGAAAACAACAGTACCGTCAGTTAACGCAAACAAAGTATGATCTTTACCCATACCTACGTTTTCGCCCGGATTATGCTTAGTTCCGCGCTGACGAACGATGATGTTTCCGGCGATACAAGTTTCGCCACCGAAAATTTTAACGCCTAAGCGTTTGCTGTGTGATTCGCGACCGTTCTTTACTTTACCTTCGCCTTTTTTGTGTGCCATTTTTTTTAGACTTTAAGAATTTAGATTTACTAATCTATATTCGGTTATTAATCTTTTATTTTTTTGCGGTTTTCTTTGCAGCCGCTTTTTTAGCAGGAGCCTTTTTAGCAGGAGCTTTCTTCTCTGCTTTCGGAGCTGCTACTTCTTTTGTTTTTTTAGCAGGAGCTTCAACTTTAGCTTTCTTCTCAACTTTAATTTCGTCTTTTAAAGTTTCGCCCTTACCTAAAATTCCTTGAACTAAGATTTGTGTGAAAGATTGACGGTGGTTGTTCCATTTCTGGTAACCTTTACGGCGTTTCTTTTTAAACACGAATACTTTGTCACCTTTACGGTGCTCGATTACAGTGGCTGCTACTTTAGCGCCATCTACTGTTGGGTTACCTACTGAAATTTTACCGCCGTTGTCAATTAACAATACGCGATCAAATTCCAATTTATCACCCTCATTAGCCTCAAGGCGGTGAACGTATACTTTATTTCCACGTTCCACTTTAAACTGTTGCCCGGCTATTTCTACAATTGCATACATGGGTTCTTTGTTTTTAATTAATTTTTAAATTGGGAGGGCAAATATAGCGCATTTAGCGTGAGTTACAAACTTTTTTAACAATAATCGGGGTTTTGAACAATTGGGCTGTTTTTTAGCGTATCTTTGGGCATGGAAACAGGAAAACTGGTTATTTTTTCAGCCCCCTCAGGATCTGGTAAAACCACTATTGTCAGACACTTACTAAAAGTAATGCCGGATAAATTAGCCTTTTCCATTTCTGCCACCAGTCGCCCTAAACGCGGCGTTGAAGAAAACGGCAAAGACTACCATTATTTATCTGGCGAGGAATTCAAGAAAAAAGTGGATGCCGGGGAGTTTTTAGAATGGGAAGAAGTATATGCCGGCGTGTATTACGGTACCCTCAAAAGTGAAGTAGAGCGTATTTGGGCCTCAGGAAAAAATGTGATTTTCGATATTGATGTAGAGGGTGGATTAAATTTAAAAAATCAATTTAAAGATAAGGCACTCGCGGTTTTTGTTATGCCGCCGAGTATAAAAATTTTAGAAGAAAGGTTACGGTCGAGAAGCACTGACAGTCCGGAAAGCATTGCGCGCCGGGTAGCAAAAGCAGAGAAAGAATTGAAAACCGCTGAATTGTTTGACACATTTATTTTAAACGAGCATTTAGAAACTGCATTAGCAAAAGCCGAAAAAGTAGTCGGTGATTTTCTAAGCAACACCAAATAAAAATCCCGCTCTAAGGCGGGATTTTTAATATATCTCATTCTTAAAATTAAGCTGATCCTGTTTTACGAACACCCGCTGCTTTCTTAACGCCGGCACTTGTCTTAACATTTTTGCCTGTATCTTTTGTTGTTTTTGCCGCTACTTTCTTTGTTTCAGCTTTAACCACTTTTGTTTCTTCAGCAGCATCTTTCTTTTCTTCTTTCTCTTTCAGATTACCTGTAGTTTGAAGAATGGTATACCAGCTGAATAATTTACGCATATTGCTTACATAAACGCGCTCCTTATCGTAATCCGGTAAAATTGATTTGAAGTAGGCTTCAATTTCTTTATCGTCGGCCTTGTGATTAACACAAGGTCCGCCTTTTTCCTTTTCGAAAATAGCTGTGATGATTTCTTCGATAGGCTTATCTTCTCCTGTTGTATACATACCAATATCCGCCAATGTAGAAACTTTGGTAGAAGAATAAATATTGCTGCGCTTTTTATCGCTAAGCCCTTCAATGATAATTCCGTTTTTTGACTGGGCAATAATTTTATAAAGACCCGGTTGTCCTGAAATAGATATAATACCTGTTAAATCGATCATGTTGTAAAAATTGGATTACAAATGTAGTGTTTTTTACAGATTCTTAATGCGTTCGAATGAATTATCTATGTTTTTATACATTTTGCTAAAGAACTGAAAACGTTGCTTTTCGGCCACACCGCTAATTAATGTGCTTTTTTTAATGATGTTTTTAACCCAGTGCTCTGTTTCTTCACAAAACTCATGATTGTTTGTGGTTAATGAATTAAGCGTGTTAAATGTGATGTAAGCATATCTGGCCGGACCCGTATTAATATAAATACAGTTAGTGCCTAATACAACCTCGCTGTTATACAATAATAAATTTTCTTCTTTACTGCTTACTTCTTTTCGGCCCGACTCAGCGCACTTTTCTAAGTATTGAGCCATTGTGCGGATTTCTTCGATAATTTCTAATGCATCATTCTTGTTTTTAAATACACCGCTATCCACATAAAATTCAACTTGCTTTAAAACTGTATGAATTGTTTCATGAGTCCACACTTCAACGCTTGGAATTTTTTTGTATTCTTCCAATGCGCTCATGGCTAATTTTACCTGGTGTTCAGGAACAATGCCAAATTCAAATTTTTTTCCTTGATAATCCGGAACATTCAATACGCTTCGCTGCCA is a window of Bacteroidota bacterium DNA encoding:
- a CDS encoding helix-turn-helix transcriptional regulator, encoding MAKTLKSLPIQTHFIQKLKESLPPNVGLAEEIADLLEISTDSAYRRIRGETDLSIDEVYKLTKKYNISIDGIFSNLGDTVTFAYTKLTDSADNFDKYLNRIYGHVKAIGSFGDKKITYIAEEVPLFYSFFSDKLTQFKLFYWQRSVLNVPDYQGKKFEFGIVPEHQVKLAMSALEEYKKIPSVEVWTHETIHTVLKQVEFYVDSGVFKNKNDALEIIEEIRTMAQYLEKCAESGRKEVSSKEENLLLYNSEVVLGTNCIYINTGPARYAYITFNTLNSLTTNNHEFCEETEHWVKNIIKKSTLISGVAEKQRFQFFSKMYKNIDNSFERIKNL
- a CDS encoding DUF5606 domain-containing protein; the protein is MDLTGIISISGQPGLYKIIAQSKNGIIIEGLSDKKRSNIYSSTKVSTLADIGMYTTGEDKPIEEIITAIFEKEKGGPCVNHKADDKEIEAYFKSILPDYDKERVYVSNMRKLFSWYTILQTTGNLKEKEEKKDAAEETKVVKAETKKVAAKTTKDTGKNVKTSAGVKKAAGVRKTGSA
- the gmk gene encoding guanylate kinase; the protein is METGKLVIFSAPSGSGKTTIVRHLLKVMPDKLAFSISATSRPKRGVEENGKDYHYLSGEEFKKKVDAGEFLEWEEVYAGVYYGTLKSEVERIWASGKNVIFDIDVEGGLNLKNQFKDKALAVFVMPPSIKILEERLRSRSTDSPESIARRVAKAEKELKTAELFDTFILNEHLETALAKAEKVVGDFLSNTK